Genomic DNA from Oryza sativa Japonica Group chromosome 5, ASM3414082v1:
CGGTTAATTATTATCACAATATAGTGAGGTAACCATTATAGCTTTATTAATTTCAAGATATACTGACCAGGCCGGTCCTCGAAAGTGTTTATAGGAGTAAAGTGTGCATGTATACATTTACATAGACAGGCGTGCGCGCTTGTGCATGAGtggtgtttcttaaaaaaatagttttacaTAGTACAACATAATGAAAGAGTCCATTTGTGCTCGTTGCATTACAACCACGGGGTACCCTTTGTTTTTGTACATATAACAATACCAGTCCATTGGTCAAGGCCCACAGTCTAAGTTGAGTGCAACATTGTTTCAACTATATCATATAGTAATGTTAATCTCGGTGTCACACAGGATCCCTTGCTTCCTGTGTAAGGAGCTACAGTTGTAGATCGAGTAAACACAGGTTTACATGATTCTGTGAAAGAGCACAAGCACACACTTTGTAGCAGGAAATTACTACAAATACTCCCAGGGACAAAAAGATCTCAACTTGCACAACATGTACTACAGATCGACTACTAGTCTCCTACATGGTACCCACATAGTCCATAGGTATTCTACGGATCATCCAGCAGTCACATCAGTGATTCACAtaggaagaaaaatatatgtaccGCAATAGTGCAATGAAGAACATCAATACAAAAGGCCATTCTCCAGTCTGCCTCAAGAGTCACAGTCACTGGTCTCAGTCCAAAGGGCCAAtctttttctcttccttttaACGAAAAAGTTTCACACAGCTGCTTATTATAGGTGGTATTCCTTTCTTCACATTCACTGCCCACCTTACGAAAAAACTGAGCTCTGgatagagagaaaaaaacagcAGCTGTAGATATGTATGGCCAAGGATGGTGACATTGGAGGACAGTGACCTGTAACAAATGACCAAAACTTGTTCTCATCTCTCATCTAGATCACCAAGCAGCAACAGGTGGTCGTAACTTACCCGCCCCCATAAATGAAATCTTGGACCAGCAAGTGGAGCATAAGTATCAGGTCAAAGCCAAACTCAGGAAAGGATGATGACTGAGAGTGATGGGGGGTCCCAAAATCCAAATCGGGTCGAGTAAGCAATGGCAATTGAAATATCCTTATCGAGATCGCTTCTCTTTTACCAGTTCAAAGGAGCTTTGCCAATTGGCCAGTTGCAAATCTTGAACCCGATACATGTAGGAGGAATTCAAAAACAAGACTGGTAAGATTAATATAAATTAGTGTTACACTGATGACCATCTtttattgatctttttttctaAGGAACGGCTCTGCAGTTTTATTTGAAACTTAGGGCGAAAATACATGACGAGGGACTATAAAATTTTATTGTCAAACATCCGTGTGATAGGTAATGTAATGCAAACAAACATACAGAAACAGTACACTAAAATTGACAAGATACCATTTTTGTCTGAAGTGTGGAAGGTGTATGGAGGCAAATACCCCTCTTATGCCTATCTTTGCTCTGCAGCTCCCTGTTTACTGAATGAAGCATGAACCAGGACCAATTGGGGGACGCCGAGCATAAGAGTTTGTGACTGGAGCTGCAGCGATTCCACGGTGATTCAGCAGGCATCTGAAATAGTGTAACCGAGCCAAGACGGTTGTTTCCAGGTCTTGGGCAGATATGGCCTCTAACTGACTCCACATACGCTCTATGGTAATTCAATAAAGGCATATAAGGCCACACGAAAACAATAGGCataaaagaagaaagggaaggaTGGAGAGATTTAAATACAGCGCAAGCTTCCAAAATTTGTACAGTTCAtacctgctgctgcagctgctcgTGGCCATATCGTTTGCTGAACATCAGAGGTGTCTGCTGTCTCACCCCACATGCAAACCTCTCCACCAAGTACAAGCTTTTGCTGTGCTGTGTTATTAATTCCAGCGAGTGGCTCACTAGTGTAGAAATCTTGCCAGGGAACATCAAGATGATCAAGGTACCATACACCTTGGTTACTCATTATACATCTGAAACCCTTTTCAACAACTTTAGGGCAGACTCCAGGACCCAGCCTGCAATAAAGTGTACATTCAAGGTGTGTGATGGATGTTCATTAGCATGGAAGGTATGGTTATCAAGAACTGAAAGAAACTGATTCAGTTGCTGAACACAAACTAATGAATTACCAGTTATGCACCACGGTTAGAGGATTGAGATTTTCTTTGAATGAGTTGAAGGTTTCTTCCCTGCAAGATAAAGAGGGTAGCATGCCACAAATAAAAAGTAAACCTcatgtccttttttttcatttgaagtcCTAAGCAAAAGTTAGCAAGCAGAGAGCGAACCAATTTACTGGAATCCAATTAAGGTTAATTGCTATCTCTTGAGCCTTCAGGACGAAGTATTTGTAAGCATCTTTTGTAGTCATGTTGCGTTCATGAAGCCTGGAAAATAGGTGCTGTTAAGCAGTGAAAGGAAAGGAACATTTAGCAGAAGATTGACCAACCATTTACAAAAACTAGAGCACATACCACTGTTTCACATGGGGTGTTGCATTCCAGCAACCTGAGGTGGGAAAGAGAATGAAGTTGGAAAGAAATTcacaagaaaaaagaagagctcCATGACATAGATAGTAATTATATATCAGCATCTATTTTTAGCATGATAATGTATCAACCGTTATTGCTCTGAACTGATACATGGAAAACAAATTACAACAATGTtcacgccgtgtttagttccaaaataattcttcaaacttccaacttttccatcacatcaaaactttcctacacacacaaacttccaacttttccatcacatcatttcaattataaccaaacttccaattttggtgtgaactaaacacagcctcagtcTAACAAACAGAAGAGATGTCACCAGTCACATCAATGAACATAATGTATTTATCGGTTACAAGATACTCTACTGGATTTGGTATGAAGTAGGCACAGATTACGAATAAATATTCTGGATAATAATATATAGCTTACAGTTTAAACTAACATTAAAGGAAAGCGGACATAAATTGTAGTTGTAACTTACAACACAGCGAGCCTTGTTTGGCAAAAGTATTACTCACTCAAGTCAAATATATCTGATGTTGGGAGACCTAAGTTTAGCTCACCCAATGTCAAATACATTTGACTTAgctctcccaagtcccaacatcaaatatatttgactggagggagtattagagaCAAGATTTTCTTCCTAGAAATAAAAGATCTAGCTTCTAACATATCAGTTTAATGGAAGATAGTTGGCTCACACTCAAATCCAAAAGTTTGCAACATCCCAGCATCTTACACTCTTATTAATGAAGTGCCTCCTATTAAACAAGAGAAGCAGGCTAACCTGTATATACTTCATCACCACCCAAGTGGAAGAGCCCAAATGGAAAGATTTTTCTCATATCTGAAAAGGGCAAGAAGTTAATTTGGTTAAATTGCAGGAAAGACAGAATGCTGTATAACTTGCACTCTCTGTCGTTGGCTCGCTGCTTATCATGTAAcattataatgaatatttagtGGGAAGATATTGTACAGAAGGATGGTCCTACTCTGGCTAATAATTTTGCACATCTTGCTCTGCTGTAGTGATTCAGACACCCAGTTGTCAAACAGTTGCATGCTAAAGTGACCGAAAAAATGCTGAACCTAATATAGGAATATAGAATTACTGGCTGTCCTGCAGAAGGACTAATCATGTGAATCCCTTTGTGTTTTGAGTTTACAGTGATGAGTAATCAAACAtggccaaaatttgaattgatcaGTCCATTTTGGTGCAGCGCTAGTAGATAAAGCACTAAGGGGTAAGTACACCCATTTTGATAGTGCCTTACCTATTTCACATGTCACAATTCATTACTATAGTGATTTTGCATCCACTCTCcatgaaaacaaaaaatatttgagtTTGACTATAAATGAAAATATGAAGGCATGTGTCTCTGAGTAACAACCAATCCCTAAATTGAGCCAGTTTTTTCTTAAGAAGGAAAGAGGAACTAACCAGACAAAATTCCAGAAATAACTTCAAATGTGAAATTGCTAGTAACATCTAACGGTTCTCTGCACTTAGGAGAAGGCCAGAGCTTTGGATATCCCTTTCCCCTGCAGAAATTAATATTTGCATAAGTATCTCTGAGTAGATAACAAGTCAACTTCATATAATAAGCACAACAGAGCAAAACAACAGGGCAAAACCAAATCTGAAATGCTTGCTACAGCATATAAGGTAGTAACTGAATCCCAGTTGCTTGGTTATGTACACAAATATACAATGTACTCAATTAAATCACTGGATCAAATGGAACGTAGTGACACTTGAATTACTGTAACATAACGGCTGAAATGCTAGAGCTAAGAGCTTGGATTAATCACATAATATTGCAACTCTAAGCGACACAAAGAAACAGCATGTGATTATTTGTTGATTTGCACATAAGATAATTCTGTTGCACGTGAAAAGCAACTGGGACAAACCTCACTGATGCACAAGCAGAAATCTAACAGAATAGGAAATTGTACGTGCAAACTCACCATGATTCTGCATGGCCAGGCACGTCAATTTCAGCCATGACATGGATACCTAACAGATGTAAATAATAATCAGAACACATTCCTTGTAGAGCAATAACATTCTAGACAAACAACAACTAGGGAAACTGTGACAAAGAGTTCAATAAACATGTAATTGCATGAGTATCATACAATCCCCTGCGGCTGAGAGTCCCAAACTTCCAACTAAAATAGAACGATACTACACCCAGCTAGATGAAAGAAAATATATGTAATTGGAAATAAGCATACCTCTTTTCCTAGCATAGCTTTAGAGTCGGGAAGTTTCAGACGTGAAATCAGAGAACACCTTTTATAAGTGAACTGAAAGAACTTGGCAATAGAATATAAAGAAGATACAGAGAATGCGAAAGGCAAATGATAAACTTGATACCTGACAATATCACGTGCATCTTCCACAGTGTAGCGCTCCAATTTTGAATATGAACCCTTCCATAGTTTTGGATATGATGGTACTTCTAATGGAAAAGATTGCTCGTCGATGATATGCCAATGAAGAACATTCTACTGGACACAACTCTAGGTCTCAGTATATAGCAAGGGAAGAGGGAAAGGTTATTCTGGTAAAAACAACTAACACGATACAGAAGATAATATATTACCAGCTTAGAAAATGACATGGAGTCAATCACTTGTTTAATCACATCTACTGGGAGGAAATGCCTTGATGTGTCTGCAATAGATGTGACAGGGAAAATAAATATTCTTTCTGTTGTGGCTAACCAGTCATATCAGGAACATTTAAGATTATATTTCTTACCAAGGAGCAACCCACGAAAAGCAAAGCGTGGTTCGTCTTCAATGTACCATGGGGCATGACGCACTTCGACATTTTTGGTATCGTAGTTGAAAACACACAATTGACTGAATGTCTGCCATGTGCCAACCATTACAATAAGGGGAGaaaatgtttcttttttttttcaggaaagcAGAAAAAGGTAAAAGGGAACATGAAACTGTTTAAACAGTAATTAATTACTGGACTAACATACACCAGTTGATCACTGGATATATAAAATGTATCATCAATTGAGTTCTAATTCTCCAGAACCTTAGAGTATAGTCAATAATTACTTCCTCGAAACACAACACAACAATCAGCAGGTGGAAAACATACAAAAATTGAAAAGGGAGTTCCTCATAAATAAAGTTCATACCTCTAATCCACGAATAGCTCCATATATGGTGTTAGCCTACAAGGATAGATAAAATACAGCTTCAGTTTTCATACACTTGTGCATAAAAGAGAAATGTTGGACAATATTATAACTTAATAGCAACGTTTGTCTTCAGTTCTCTGAAAGTTTGCAGGGGGCACAACCGGCAAAGCTAAACTGTATATGAGTGAGGGCTACTTTAGTTGAACCCATGCCCCCAAGGCCCCAAGACCCCAAGCCTGGCAGTAGAACTCTAAAATATTCAGAGATGATGTTCGTATCAATCAACACACTCCACAAACAGTACCAACCGTTAGTTTCGTTTGATAAAACCCACAATAATATGAGCATTTCATATCAGAGTTTCCAAGAATACCACAAGAGTTGATGCATCTACTGAGAAGTGCGCAAAAATCAAATAGCTAgctcattaaaaaaaatcaagttcaTTGCATTAGAGAAGTTCAGCCTTAGCTATGCTATACCGTTATAAGCTGAATTTCACTGGAAACCAGTTCATCAATATTTGCAGTAATTCCACATTGAAGTCTTCTTTTTACCACTCACTCAGCTCACTCTACTTGCTCCATAACTACGCTAGGAGTTAAACCGTACTTCAAAAAGGGAGAAGTAGTAGCCCTCACGTCAAATTCTCCCAAAACACTTCACCAACACAACACTACTGTAAAAAAAAGGGCATAATCTGGAGAAGAGGAAATGAAATCACCTCTATGGTTGCTCCACCCACGATCGAATtgacgccgcccgccgccgcgacaTAGATCGTGTAGCTCTCGTCCACTCCAAGCTCCAGCTACATCACAAAAACACGGAGAAATTCACAGTGTGCGTGCTGATCCAGACGAAGCAACCGTCGAGCCAAACTCGGGAGCAGCTCGAACACACACACACGGTACCTTCTCAtcggcggaggcgacgacgacggtgagctTCCCGACGTCGTACCCACCCGAGGCGTTGCGCGCGGCGTGCGCCCATGGAGAGAAGACGAGCGATCTGTACCTCTCGAACGCctcggccaccgccgcggcggcgccgccggggcccTGGCCGTCGAGCGCGAGGTCAGGGTCGACCAGCAGGGTCCGGGAACCCGAGGTGAAGTTCCTCGGCAGCGGCCATAGGTAGACgggctccccggcggcggctgagCTCGCCGGAGACGGGTGGCGccgcgctgcggcggcggaggcggcgaggagggctaGGATGAGATAAGTGAGGAGTTTGGGGGGCATTTCTGTAAATGTGCCCGGGTATCTTGGGTTGTATATTGTGGGTTTAGGAGTTTGTGTGATGGAATCATTTGGGGCAACTTTTTATATGGGATGACAGGTGCACATTTTGCAGTTAGGCCCCCATCAGATTTGAATATTGGAATAAAATCCCTTACATCCTAATGGC
This window encodes:
- the LOC4337620 gene encoding beta-hexosaminidase 1, whose product is MPPKLLTYLILALLAASAAAARRHPSPASSAAAGEPVYLWPLPRNFTSGSRTLLVDPDLALDGQGPGGAAAAVAEAFERYRSLVFSPWAHAARNASGGYDVGKLTVVVASADEKLELGVDESYTIYVAAAGGVNSIVGGATIEANTIYGAIRGLETFSQLCVFNYDTKNVEVRHAPWYIEDEPRFAFRGLLLDTSRHFLPVDVIKQVIDSMSFSKLNVLHWHIIDEQSFPLEVPSYPKLWKGSYSKLERYTVEDARDIVSYARKRGIHVMAEIDVPGHAESWGKGYPKLWPSPKCREPLDVTSNFTFEVISGILSDMRKIFPFGLFHLGGDEVYTGCWNATPHVKQWLHERNMTTKDAYKYFVLKAQEIAINLNWIPVNWEETFNSFKENLNPLTVVHNWLGPGVCPKVVEKGFRCIMSNQGVWYLDHLDVPWQDFYTSEPLAGINNTAQQKLVLGGEVCMWGETADTSDVQQTIWPRAAAAAERMWSQLEAISAQDLETTVLARLHYFRCLLNHRGIAAAPVTNSYARRPPIGPGSCFIQ